A single Candidatus Omnitrophota bacterium DNA region contains:
- the ribF gene encoding riboflavin biosynthesis protein RibF — MKIIEGTKGIKIRRSVVTIGVFDGVHVGHVSVIRKTVARAAKMGIPSVAVTFDPHPAKVLSGRHSAPSIMSLAHRIRLICRLGVDYVVIMKFTKGLAGISPGRFAGEILRSGLGTREIYIGEDFSFGRGGSGTVSTLKFLGRDLGFMVRAVRPVRRYGRVVSSSFIRDLIIKGDLARASVLLARPVSILGTVVSGLGKGRILGFPTANIDPHHEAVPPYGVYAVRVNYGGKMFGGILNIGLRPAFFDPGPEREPTIEVHIFGFNKMIYGEEIEILFVRKMRDELKFRDKASLTARIMRDAAQARKILGFTK; from the coding sequence ATGAAGATCATAGAAGGAACGAAGGGAATAAAGATCAGGCGTTCCGTCGTGACGATAGGCGTATTTGACGGGGTCCATGTAGGGCACGTCAGCGTGATACGCAAGACGGTGGCGCGGGCGGCAAAGATGGGTATACCGAGCGTCGCGGTGACGTTCGATCCCCATCCGGCGAAGGTACTGTCGGGTAGGCATAGCGCCCCCAGCATCATGTCGCTCGCTCACAGGATACGGCTCATATGCCGGCTGGGAGTAGATTACGTCGTCATAATGAAATTTACAAAAGGGCTTGCCGGGATATCTCCCGGGCGCTTTGCCGGCGAGATACTGCGCTCCGGGCTCGGCACGCGCGAGATATACATCGGAGAGGATTTCTCTTTCGGCAGGGGCGGGTCGGGCACCGTATCGACGCTTAAGTTCCTGGGGAGAGATCTCGGTTTCATGGTCCGGGCCGTCCGGCCGGTGCGCAGATACGGCCGAGTCGTGAGCTCAAGTTTCATACGCGATCTTATAATAAAGGGCGACCTGGCAAGGGCGTCGGTGCTGCTGGCAAGGCCCGTCTCCATACTGGGCACGGTAGTCAGCGGCCTCGGCAAGGGCAGGATACTGGGGTTCCCTACGGCGAATATCGATCCTCACCACGAAGCGGTGCCGCCTTACGGCGTCTATGCCGTCAGGGTCAATTACGGCGGAAAGATGTTCGGGGGTATCCTGAATATAGGGCTCAGGCCGGCCTTTTTCGATCCCGGCCCAGAGAGAGAACCTACCATAGAGGTTCACATATTCGGCTTTAATAAGATGATATACGGAGAGGAGATAGAGATACTCTTCGTGAGGAAGATGAGGGATGAGCTGAAGTTCCGTGACAAGGCGTCGCTAACGGCCCGGATAATGCGCGACGCGGCGCAGGCGCGGAAGATTTTGGGCTTTACAAAATAG
- the rpsO gene encoding 30S ribosomal protein S15 — MVLEKTKKKELITGFKVHEKDTGSPSVQIALLTERINSLSDHFKMHKRDHHSRRGLLRMVSIRRRLLEYLKRKDEKEYQDIVKKLDLRK; from the coding sequence TTGGTGTTGGAAAAGACGAAGAAGAAAGAACTCATAACCGGTTTCAAGGTGCATGAGAAGGATACCGGATCCCCGAGCGTGCAGATAGCGCTTCTCACGGAGAGGATAAATTCCCTCTCGGACCATTTTAAGATGCATAAGCGCGACCACCACTCTCGACGCGGGCTTCTGCGCATGGTCAGCATCAGGAGAAGGTTATTGGAGTATCTGAAGCGTAAAGACGAAAAAGAGTATCAGGATATAGTAAAGAAGCTGGACCTGAGAAAATAA
- the truB gene encoding tRNA pseudouridine(55) synthase TruB, producing MDGILIVDKPKGMTSHDVVDLVRRRFGIRKAGHGGTLDPMATGVLVLLLGKYTKASHAFLSDDKEYEATLMVGATSDTGDAEGKLTERCAGVSFTRQEIEDVFKRFTGRIEQVPPMYSAVKFKGKKLYELARKGLTVDVKPRTVFIKELEISRVELPEISFKVTCSKGTYIRQLCADIGARLGCGAYMSELRRTRSGKFVLGEALGIEELKSSTAGELEKRLYHI from the coding sequence ATGGACGGCATATTAATAGTAGACAAGCCCAAAGGAATGACGAGCCATGATGTCGTCGATCTCGTGCGCAGGCGGTTCGGGATCAGGAAGGCGGGGCACGGCGGGACGCTCGATCCCATGGCGACGGGCGTTCTGGTGCTCTTATTGGGAAAATATACGAAGGCCTCGCATGCGTTCCTCAGCGATGACAAGGAGTACGAGGCGACGCTCATGGTCGGCGCGACATCGGATACGGGAGACGCTGAGGGGAAGCTGACCGAGAGATGCGCGGGCGTAAGCTTCACCCGGCAGGAGATAGAGGATGTCTTCAAGAGATTCACGGGCCGGATAGAACAGGTCCCTCCCATGTACTCCGCGGTCAAGTTCAAAGGAAAGAAACTGTACGAGCTGGCGCGCAAAGGATTGACGGTCGACGTGAAACCGCGCACGGTATTCATCAAGGAGCTTGAGATATCACGCGTGGAACTTCCCGAGATATCATTCAAAGTGACCTGTTCCAAGGGTACGTACATACGGCAGCTCTGCGCGGACATAGGCGCGCGGCTCGGGTGCGGTGCGTATATGTCTGAACTGCGCAGGACGAGGTCGGGAAAGTTCGTCCTGGGCGAGGCGCTTGGCATCGAAGAGTTGAAGTCCTCGACGGCCGGGGAACTGGAAAAGCGGCTTTACCATATATGA
- a CDS encoding bifunctional oligoribonuclease/PAP phosphatase NrnA, giving the protein MKRVIEAIKKHKTFLISAHVNLEGDSLGSQLAMKRLLTALGKEAFILDADSVPEHYKFLPGTGDVLNSLKAGRTFDAAMILDCPTMKRIGKVADLIPKGTYIINVDHHISNEKFGDVNWVDPDASSTGEMIYRLFRDASRQITKEVALYLYIAILTDTGSFNYDNTSSVTHAIVSELLGYGLDPSSISENIYERRSMADIKLLGMVLSSINVNGTGEVAYAEITGDMLRSTGADIAKSEGFVNYAKSIDTVKVAILFREDPKEKGSISVSFRSKGDVNVNKIASYFGGGGHKKASGCVIAGSLADAERKILAKVEEVLRQK; this is encoded by the coding sequence ATGAAAAGGGTGATAGAAGCGATAAAGAAGCATAAGACCTTCCTGATAAGCGCGCACGTGAACCTGGAAGGCGATTCTCTGGGCAGCCAGCTGGCGATGAAGCGCCTCCTGACGGCGCTCGGCAAAGAGGCGTTCATACTCGACGCCGATAGCGTGCCGGAGCACTACAAGTTCCTGCCCGGGACGGGCGATGTGCTGAATTCGCTGAAGGCAGGCAGGACCTTCGATGCCGCCATGATCCTCGACTGCCCTACCATGAAGCGGATAGGGAAGGTGGCCGATCTCATACCGAAAGGCACCTATATCATCAATGTGGACCATCACATATCGAACGAGAAATTCGGGGACGTGAACTGGGTGGACCCCGATGCCAGCTCTACCGGAGAGATGATATACCGGCTCTTCAGGGATGCGTCCCGGCAGATCACCAAAGAGGTGGCGCTATACCTCTACATCGCCATACTTACGGATACAGGATCGTTCAATTACGACAACACCTCAAGCGTCACCCATGCGATAGTGAGCGAGCTCCTCGGTTACGGCCTCGACCCCAGCAGCATATCCGAGAATATATACGAACGGCGTTCTATGGCCGATATAAAACTTCTCGGCATGGTCCTCTCCTCTATAAATGTGAACGGCACGGGGGAGGTCGCATACGCCGAAATAACGGGCGATATGCTGCGCAGTACGGGGGCCGATATAGCGAAGTCGGAGGGGTTCGTGAATTATGCCAAGTCGATAGATACGGTGAAGGTCGCGATACTCTTCAGGGAAGATCCCAAGGAGAAGGGCTCTATCAGCGTCAGCTTCAGGTCGAAGGGCGACGTGAACGTGAACAAGATAGCTTCCTACTTCGGCGGCGGCGGCCACAAGAAGGCGTCCGGATGCGTCATCGCGGGCTCTCTCGCCGATGCCGAGCGCAAGATACTGGCGAAGGTGGAAGAGGTTTTGCGGCAGAAATAG
- the pnp gene encoding polyribonucleotide nucleotidyltransferase encodes MINKFETKLGEEVLTIETGRMGRQADGACVVQLGGTAVLVTAVCSENTREDIDFFPLTVEYQERTYAAGKIPGGFFKREGRPSEKEILTARLIDRPIRPLFPKGFVNDLQIVAIVLSSDSEHDSDVLAMIGASTALSISGIPFEGPIAALRVGRIDGKFIINPTFKDLTTSDVDLVIAGTGSKIVMIESESKELSEEVLFDAITFGQKHLQPIIDLQEKMIKECGKPQRQFQLCLTSEELLNKVRASSVARLDEINRLSTKEQREEAMALLSKELIGKLVTEDSGYSEKEVKNALFEVEEEEVRKFIVGKKKRVDGRRFDEIRQITCEVGVLPRTHGSSLFTRGQTQSLSVTTLGTSADEQKIDALEGETQKSFMLHYNFPPFSVGEVRPIRGPGRREIGHGALAERALKAVMPSKEAFPYTVRVVSDILESNGSSSMATVCASSLSLMDAGVPITRPVSGIALGLITDKDEKILLADIAGVEDHYGDMDFKVAGTEVGVTALQMDLKVSGVDTVLIKRALEMGKTARAFVMEKMMQVIARPKESVSEFAPRIVSFKISQDKIGEVIGPGGKIIKKIIQDTGVTIDIDDDGTVQIASTDPAAMEKAVNIVKGIVEEPEVGKVYTGTIKRIMNFGAFCEIMPGKEGLIHVSELADRFVKNVEDEVKVGDEVTVKVIEIDEQGRVNLSRKQVNSPSSPAEGGGEHREHREHRERGDRDRPHRRPR; translated from the coding sequence ATGATAAACAAATTCGAAACAAAATTAGGGGAAGAGGTACTCACGATAGAGACCGGCAGGATGGGGCGGCAGGCGGACGGCGCCTGCGTGGTCCAGCTCGGCGGGACTGCCGTGCTCGTTACGGCCGTATGTTCGGAGAACACCAGGGAAGATATCGACTTCTTCCCGCTGACCGTAGAGTACCAGGAGAGGACCTATGCCGCAGGGAAGATACCGGGCGGTTTCTTCAAGAGAGAAGGAAGGCCGTCGGAGAAAGAGATCCTCACAGCGCGGCTCATAGACAGGCCGATAAGGCCGCTCTTCCCGAAAGGGTTCGTGAACGACCTTCAGATCGTCGCTATCGTGCTGTCGAGCGACTCCGAACACGATTCCGACGTCCTGGCCATGATAGGGGCGTCGACCGCGCTCTCGATATCGGGCATACCGTTCGAGGGGCCGATAGCAGCCCTCCGCGTGGGCAGGATAGACGGCAAATTCATCATAAATCCCACATTCAAAGACCTTACCACGAGCGACGTCGACCTGGTGATAGCCGGCACCGGCTCAAAGATAGTCATGATAGAGTCCGAAAGCAAGGAGTTGAGCGAGGAGGTGCTCTTCGACGCCATAACGTTCGGCCAGAAGCATCTCCAGCCCATCATAGACCTGCAGGAGAAGATGATTAAGGAGTGCGGTAAGCCGCAGAGGCAGTTCCAGCTCTGCCTGACCAGCGAAGAGCTTCTCAATAAGGTCCGCGCGTCTTCGGTGGCGCGGCTTGACGAGATCAACCGGTTGAGCACCAAAGAGCAGCGGGAAGAGGCGATGGCCCTCCTCTCCAAAGAGCTTATCGGGAAACTCGTTACCGAGGATTCGGGATACAGCGAGAAGGAAGTGAAGAACGCGCTCTTCGAGGTCGAAGAGGAAGAGGTGAGGAAGTTCATCGTCGGGAAGAAGAAGCGCGTCGACGGCAGGCGCTTCGACGAGATAAGGCAGATCACCTGCGAAGTGGGTGTGCTGCCGCGCACGCACGGGTCGAGCTTATTCACGCGCGGGCAGACCCAGAGCCTTTCGGTGACGACTCTCGGGACGAGCGCCGACGAACAGAAGATAGATGCGCTGGAGGGCGAGACGCAGAAGAGCTTCATGCTCCACTATAATTTCCCCCCGTTCTCCGTGGGGGAGGTCAGGCCGATCCGCGGGCCGGGGAGGCGCGAGATAGGGCACGGGGCCCTTGCGGAGAGGGCGCTTAAGGCCGTCATGCCCTCCAAAGAGGCGTTCCCCTATACGGTCAGGGTCGTATCGGATATACTCGAGTCGAACGGTTCTTCCAGCATGGCTACGGTCTGCGCAAGTTCTCTCTCTTTGATGGATGCCGGGGTCCCGATCACGAGACCCGTGAGCGGCATAGCGCTGGGGCTCATAACCGACAAGGACGAGAAGATACTCCTTGCGGATATAGCAGGCGTTGAGGACCATTACGGTGATATGGATTTCAAGGTCGCCGGGACGGAAGTCGGAGTCACCGCTCTCCAGATGGACCTCAAGGTCAGCGGCGTCGATACGGTCCTCATAAAGAGGGCGCTCGAGATGGGCAAGACGGCCAGGGCATTCGTGATGGAGAAGATGATGCAGGTCATCGCCAGGCCCAAAGAGTCGGTATCGGAGTTCGCGCCCCGTATCGTGAGTTTCAAGATAAGCCAGGATAAGATCGGCGAGGTGATAGGGCCTGGCGGCAAGATAATAAAGAAGATAATACAGGATACAGGCGTCACGATCGATATAGACGATGACGGTACTGTCCAGATAGCGTCTACCGACCCGGCGGCGATGGAGAAGGCGGTCAACATAGTGAAGGGCATAGTCGAAGAGCCGGAGGTCGGGAAGGTCTACACCGGCACGATAAAACGCATAATGAACTTCGGCGCCTTCTGCGAGATAATGCCCGGCAAGGAAGGCCTTATCCATGTGTCGGAACTGGCGGACAGGTTCGTAAAGAACGTGGAAGACGAGGTAAAGGTCGGCGACGAAGTTACGGT